A DNA window from Hydra vulgaris chromosome 13, alternate assembly HydraT2T_AEP contains the following coding sequences:
- the LOC136089906 gene encoding uncharacterized protein LOC136089906, which produces MKSFSKFNDDIKYLFMVVDAFSKYGLIVPLKSKAGVNVANALNKIFKESVKKIWLNKTLGFYKKHVKALGVELYSTENEEKTCIVKRWNRTMKDKMFKYFSANSSRRYIDVLEKWLIKTTSQSILQLKWHHLQLAIKRMKILFG; this is translated from the coding sequence ATGAAATCTTTTTCGAAATTCAATGatgatataaaatacttatttatggTGGTAGATGCTTTTTCGAAGTATGGATTGATTGTTCCATTGAAAAGTAAAGCTGGAGTTAATGTTGCTAATgctttaaataagatttttaaagaaagtgtaaaaaaaatttggctaAATAAAACCTtaggtttttataaaaagcacGTTAAAGCGCTTGGTGTTGAGTTGTATTctactgaaaatgaagaaaaaacttgCATTGTTAAACGttggaatagaacaatgaaagataaaatgtttaagtACTTTTCAGCTAATTCGTCAAGAAGATATATCGACGTTTTAGAGAAAtggttaataaaaacaacatcacaaagcattcttcaattaaaatggcACCATTTACAGTTAgcgataaaaagaatgaaaatactgTTTGGTTAA